A stretch of the Paenibacillus dendritiformis genome encodes the following:
- the ectB gene encoding diaminobutyrate--2-oxoglutarate transaminase produces MSIFEKLESNVRSYCRSFPVVFDRAKGDLLYSEDGRAYIDFFAGAGALNYGHNNDYIKDRVLDYLTSDRIMHGLDMYTMAKREFIQSFSERILEPKKLNYKLQFCGPTGTNAVEAALKLARKAKKRTGIFAFMGGFHGMSLGSLSATSSKSMREGAGLPLGGVTFMPHPSGAFAEMDTLGYIENILTDSHSGIDKPAAILLETVQAEGGIHVVDAQWLRGLQQLCRRHDILLITDDIQVGCGRTGEFFSFERAGIEPDLITLSKSISGYGLPMSLLLLKPELDLWTPGEHNGTFRGNQLAFVAAKAALEFRDRTALEAEVKQKEEFVRSFLDKEIKPLHPSIAIRGLGLIWGIDVSGFTDEAGAKRMTEISFENGLIIERAGRGDRVLKIMPPLTVSMEHLAAGCDIIKSSIQQVISQETQDLLVTT; encoded by the coding sequence GTGAGCATTTTTGAAAAGCTGGAATCCAACGTAAGATCTTACTGCAGAAGCTTTCCGGTGGTATTCGACCGGGCCAAGGGGGACCTGTTATATTCTGAGGACGGAAGGGCATATATTGATTTTTTTGCAGGTGCTGGGGCACTGAATTACGGTCATAACAACGATTATATCAAGGACCGGGTTCTCGATTACTTGACCTCCGACCGGATTATGCACGGTCTGGATATGTATACAATGGCCAAGCGCGAATTCATCCAGAGCTTCTCGGAGCGGATCCTGGAGCCGAAGAAGCTGAATTACAAGCTTCAATTCTGCGGTCCGACGGGGACGAACGCGGTGGAAGCGGCCCTGAAGCTCGCACGCAAGGCGAAGAAGAGAACCGGGATATTCGCATTCATGGGCGGCTTCCACGGCATGTCGCTCGGCAGCCTGTCGGCGACAAGCTCCAAGTCCATGAGGGAAGGGGCAGGGCTTCCTCTGGGCGGAGTTACGTTCATGCCGCACCCGAGCGGGGCTTTCGCAGAAATGGATACGCTCGGCTATATCGAGAATATCCTGACTGATTCGCACTCCGGAATCGACAAGCCGGCCGCCATCCTGCTTGAAACGGTACAAGCCGAAGGCGGAATTCACGTCGTCGACGCGCAGTGGCTGCGAGGGCTGCAGCAGCTTTGCCGCAGGCACGATATCCTGCTCATTACCGACGACATTCAAGTCGGCTGCGGCCGGACAGGCGAATTCTTCTCCTTCGAACGTGCGGGGATCGAGCCGGATCTCATTACGCTGTCGAAGTCGATCAGCGGGTACGGCCTGCCAATGTCCCTCCTGCTGCTGAAGCCTGAATTGGATCTCTGGACGCCGGGCGAGCACAACGGCACCTTCCGCGGCAACCAGCTCGCTTTTGTGGCCGCCAAGGCCGCTCTCGAGTTCCGGGACAGAACCGCCCTGGAAGCCGAGGTGAAGCAGAAGGAAGAGTTTGTGCGCTCGTTCCTTGACAAAGAAATCAAGCCTCTGCATCCCTCGATCGCGATCCGCGGACTCGGCCTGATCTGGGGCATTGACGTCTCGGGCTTCACGGATGAAGCCGGGGCGAAGCGGATGACGGAGATCAGCTTCGAGAACGGGCTCATCATTGAAAGAGCCGGCAGAGGAGACCGCGTGCTGAAGATCATGCCACCGCTGACCGTCTCGATGGAGCATCTTGCCGCCGGCTGCGACATTATCAAGTCCAGTATACAGCAGGTGATCTCTCAGGAGACCCAGGATTTGCTGGTAACGACCTAA
- the glmS gene encoding glutamine--fructose-6-phosphate transaminase (isomerizing), which produces MCGIVGYIGARNSQAVLLDGLSKLEYRGYDSAGIAVFTPDGLQVSKAQGRLAVLASRLEAQPLEGNVGIGHTRWATHGKPSDENSHPHTDASRKFSVVHNGIVENYMELKEELIAEGVHFVSDTDTEVISHLIAREYDGDIVKAVQRATSHMRGAFALAVLTEYEPDKLVAVRFASPLVIGIGDGENFIGSDIPAILQYTRRVYILNDGEMAVLTRDAVELMTLEGNFISREMIVVDWDAVTAEKGGYDHFMLKEIHEQPKAYRDTMRGRITEGRSGIKLPELNVLSAEKLRKIRNIHIVACGTAYHAGLVGRTLIEQCTGIPVETDVASEYRYRSPIITPETLVIVVSQSGETADTLAALREAKRCGAAVLAITNAVGSSVAREADDTIITWAGPEIAVASTKAYTSQLIAFMLFSLYAAQTLGTKDQAWIREQLAAMQALPEQVERILEQAGELKRVAEEMAGHEHLFFIGRGLDYAVALEGSLKLKEISYIHSEAYAAGELKHGTLALIEEGVPVIALATQSALLEKTVSNIKEVKARGGVVFAVTDEANAPALQKAVDATFVVPATLPLLAPALAVVPLQLIAYYASLARGNDVDKPRNLAKSVTVE; this is translated from the coding sequence ATGTGTGGTATTGTCGGATATATCGGTGCAAGAAATTCTCAAGCTGTATTGTTGGATGGATTGAGCAAGCTGGAGTACCGGGGCTATGATTCGGCCGGCATTGCGGTATTTACCCCGGATGGGCTGCAGGTCAGCAAGGCCCAAGGCCGCCTGGCGGTGCTCGCTTCCCGGCTGGAAGCGCAGCCGCTGGAGGGGAACGTCGGCATCGGGCATACGCGTTGGGCGACGCACGGGAAGCCTTCGGATGAGAATTCTCATCCGCATACGGATGCTTCGCGGAAGTTCTCCGTCGTCCATAACGGGATCGTGGAGAACTATATGGAACTGAAGGAAGAGCTGATCGCGGAAGGGGTTCATTTCGTGTCGGATACCGATACGGAAGTGATCTCCCACCTGATCGCCCGGGAGTACGACGGCGACATCGTCAAGGCGGTCCAGCGGGCGACTTCCCATATGCGCGGCGCCTTCGCGTTGGCTGTGCTGACGGAATACGAGCCGGATAAGCTGGTCGCGGTACGTTTTGCCAGCCCGCTTGTCATCGGCATCGGCGATGGCGAGAATTTTATCGGGTCGGATATACCGGCAATTTTACAGTATACGCGTCGAGTCTATATTTTGAATGACGGAGAGATGGCGGTCCTCACCCGGGACGCTGTCGAATTGATGACACTGGAAGGGAATTTTATTTCTCGGGAAATGATTGTTGTCGATTGGGACGCGGTCACTGCAGAAAAAGGCGGATATGACCATTTCATGCTCAAAGAAATTCATGAGCAGCCCAAGGCGTATCGGGATACGATGCGCGGAAGAATTACAGAGGGCCGCAGCGGCATCAAGCTGCCGGAGCTGAATGTGCTCAGCGCCGAGAAGCTGCGGAAGATTCGCAATATTCACATTGTCGCTTGCGGCACCGCTTATCATGCGGGTCTGGTCGGACGGACGCTCATCGAGCAGTGCACAGGCATCCCGGTGGAGACGGATGTCGCGTCGGAGTACCGGTACCGCTCGCCGATTATTACCCCGGAGACGTTGGTCATCGTGGTAAGCCAGTCGGGAGAGACGGCCGATACGCTCGCCGCTCTGCGGGAAGCGAAGCGCTGCGGCGCCGCCGTGCTGGCGATTACGAACGCGGTCGGCAGCTCGGTCGCCCGCGAAGCGGATGACACGATCATTACGTGGGCCGGTCCGGAGATCGCGGTCGCTTCGACGAAGGCGTACACGTCGCAGCTGATTGCCTTCATGCTGTTCAGCTTGTACGCCGCCCAGACGCTGGGCACGAAGGACCAAGCCTGGATCCGGGAACAGTTGGCCGCGATGCAGGCCTTGCCTGAGCAGGTTGAGCGCATCCTGGAGCAGGCCGGCGAGCTGAAGCGGGTGGCCGAGGAGATGGCCGGGCATGAGCATCTGTTCTTCATCGGACGCGGCCTCGATTACGCGGTCGCGCTCGAGGGCTCGCTCAAGCTGAAGGAGATCTCGTACATTCATTCCGAGGCCTATGCGGCCGGAGAATTGAAGCACGGTACGCTGGCTCTGATCGAAGAAGGCGTGCCTGTCATCGCGCTTGCGACCCAGTCTGCGCTCCTGGAGAAGACGGTGAGCAACATCAAGGAAGTGAAGGCGCGCGGCGGAGTCGTCTTCGCGGTCACCGACGAAGCCAACGCTCCGGCGCTGCAGAAGGCGGTCGACGCCACCTTCGTCGTCCCGGCTACGCTGCCGCTACTGGCGCCCGCCCTCGCTGTCGTGCCGCTGCAGCTTATCGCGTATTACGCGAGCCTGGCCCGCGGCAATGATGTTGACAAGCCGCGCAATCTGGCGAAGAGCGTGACGGTGGAGTAA
- the glmM gene encoding phosphoglucosamine mutase — translation MGKYFGTDGVRGIANTELTAELAYKIGRCGGYVLTGKASTKPKVVIGMDTRVSGRMLEASLTAGLLSIGADVVQLGVVTTPAVAYLTRELGADAGVMISASHNPVEDNGIKFFGRDGFKLLDETELEIERLMDAEIDELPRPIGRDLGTVTADTEAKWRYVEYLKSTVKHRFDGLKIVLDCANGAAYELAPRLFRDLGAEVIAIGAEPNGLNINAECGSTHPEHLKREVVKQGADLGLAFDGDADRLIAIDGAGEEVDGDFVLLICGEAMKKEGRLKQDTIVTTVMSNIGFFKAADRLELNTAKTAVGDRYVMEEMRRGDYNLGGEQSGHVIFLDYNTTGDGMLTGIQLVDTLKGSGKKLGEARQVMRKFPQVLVNVRVEDKSKYKDNPVIEEAIASVERELGDNGRVLVRPSGTESLIRVMAEGPEVDVVEGYVKQIADVISQELSVSN, via the coding sequence ATGGGGAAATATTTCGGTACAGACGGCGTACGCGGTATAGCCAATACGGAGCTTACTGCGGAGCTTGCTTATAAAATCGGCCGCTGCGGCGGCTATGTATTAACTGGAAAGGCATCCACCAAGCCTAAGGTCGTTATCGGCATGGACACACGGGTATCGGGACGCATGCTGGAGGCTTCGTTGACCGCCGGTCTGCTGTCCATTGGCGCGGACGTGGTCCAGCTTGGCGTCGTGACCACGCCGGCTGTCGCTTATCTTACCCGCGAGCTGGGAGCGGATGCAGGCGTTATGATCTCCGCTTCCCATAATCCGGTGGAGGATAATGGAATCAAATTCTTCGGCCGTGACGGCTTCAAGCTGCTGGACGAGACCGAACTGGAGATCGAGCGTCTGATGGATGCGGAGATCGATGAGCTTCCTCGTCCGATTGGCCGCGATCTCGGGACGGTCACTGCCGACACGGAAGCGAAATGGCGTTATGTCGAATATTTGAAATCAACGGTGAAGCATCGGTTCGACGGCCTGAAAATCGTGCTGGACTGCGCGAATGGAGCGGCGTATGAACTGGCTCCCCGCCTGTTCCGCGATCTGGGCGCCGAGGTTATCGCGATTGGCGCCGAGCCGAATGGCTTGAACATCAATGCAGAATGCGGATCGACTCATCCGGAACATTTGAAGCGGGAGGTCGTGAAGCAAGGAGCCGATCTCGGGTTGGCTTTCGACGGAGATGCCGATCGGCTGATTGCCATCGATGGAGCGGGAGAAGAAGTAGACGGCGACTTCGTGCTGCTCATCTGCGGCGAGGCGATGAAGAAGGAAGGCCGCCTGAAGCAGGATACGATCGTGACAACCGTCATGAGCAATATTGGCTTCTTCAAGGCTGCGGATCGCCTTGAGCTGAATACGGCGAAGACGGCGGTCGGCGATCGCTACGTGATGGAAGAGATGCGCCGCGGGGACTATAACCTGGGCGGAGAGCAATCCGGACACGTCATCTTCCTGGACTACAATACGACAGGGGACGGCATGCTGACCGGCATTCAATTGGTTGACACGCTGAAGGGCAGCGGCAAGAAGCTGGGCGAAGCCCGGCAAGTGATGCGGAAGTTCCCGCAGGTGCTCGTGAACGTGCGGGTTGAAGATAAGAGCAAGTATAAAGACAATCCGGTCATCGAAGAAGCGATTGCTTCGGTGGAGCGGGAATTGGGGGATAACGGCCGCGTGCTGGTCCGTCCTTCGGGTACGGAATCGCTCATTCGCGTCATGGCCGAAGGCCCGGAAGTCGATGTGGTCGAAGGATATGTCAAGCAGATTGCAGACGTCATCTCACAGGAATTGAGCGTATCGAACTAG
- a CDS encoding YbbR-like domain-containing protein, with protein sequence MDKWLMNNTSAKIIALLIGVLLFIVVHKDDPASVPVPPLMETRWIDNVQVRTVGLDTKQQVIKSITPDSVRIQVRGKRTTIAAALPENYKVLLDLTGYGPGKHVVQLQHDFPPGIELQAMQPTGVSVELEDVQTKEFEIQVRTEGAAAQGYKPGTPIISPSNRVHVTLPASRMTEVAAVSAAVNIEGANESVIAKRVKLTAYNDRGQEIEDAVITPSVVEIEVPITKPFKTVPLQLDLVGQLPDGLAVSSLVPSVNQITLYGPQEALNKIEFFDGVQVNLKQIDQAGQYKLNVTLTPPPNIEKIEPSEITVDVVVSAVKQKVITGVPITLTGENDRLETSIVEPATRKLDVAVIGAPNLIDDMTAGDIQLIANVNDLPAGTHTINVQVNLPRFVRRAEQTPLTVTVEIRDKGEPVATDPVPEGGGEPDNGTHGAAEGSHPNTEPTGPNGSSHEEDQTPEEQTSADPGDDTLTQE encoded by the coding sequence ATGGATAAATGGTTAATGAACAATACATCTGCCAAGATTATCGCGCTCCTCATCGGGGTGCTGCTGTTCATCGTCGTACATAAGGATGACCCGGCGAGTGTCCCGGTTCCTCCGCTTATGGAGACGCGATGGATTGACAATGTCCAGGTGCGCACTGTCGGCCTCGATACGAAGCAGCAGGTAATCAAGTCGATTACGCCGGATTCGGTGCGGATTCAAGTGCGCGGGAAGCGAACGACGATTGCCGCTGCGCTGCCGGAAAACTATAAGGTGCTTCTGGATTTGACAGGCTATGGACCGGGCAAGCACGTCGTTCAGCTCCAGCATGATTTCCCGCCGGGCATCGAGCTTCAGGCGATGCAGCCGACGGGCGTCTCGGTCGAGCTGGAGGATGTGCAGACGAAGGAGTTCGAGATTCAGGTTCGGACCGAGGGAGCCGCTGCCCAAGGATATAAGCCGGGCACGCCGATTATCTCCCCGTCGAACCGGGTTCATGTGACGCTGCCGGCCTCGCGGATGACGGAGGTGGCCGCTGTCTCTGCCGCCGTCAATATCGAAGGGGCCAACGAGTCGGTCATCGCCAAGCGCGTGAAGCTTACGGCTTATAATGACCGGGGGCAGGAAATCGAGGATGCGGTGATTACTCCTTCGGTCGTCGAGATTGAAGTTCCGATCACGAAGCCCTTCAAGACCGTTCCGCTGCAATTGGATCTCGTCGGACAGCTTCCGGACGGGCTGGCGGTCTCTTCGCTGGTGCCGAGCGTCAATCAGATTACGCTGTATGGTCCTCAAGAAGCATTGAATAAGATCGAATTTTTCGACGGGGTTCAAGTAAATCTGAAGCAAATCGACCAAGCCGGACAATATAAGCTGAACGTAACATTGACGCCGCCGCCGAACATTGAGAAAATAGAACCGAGTGAGATCACGGTGGATGTCGTCGTATCCGCCGTGAAGCAGAAGGTGATTACCGGTGTTCCCATTACGCTCACCGGGGAGAATGACCGATTGGAGACATCGATTGTGGAACCGGCTACCCGCAAGCTCGATGTCGCCGTCATCGGTGCGCCGAACCTGATCGATGACATGACCGCCGGCGATATTCAGCTTATCGCGAACGTGAATGATCTGCCGGCAGGCACGCATACGATCAACGTTCAGGTGAACCTGCCCCGCTTCGTAAGGCGAGCGGAACAGACGCCGCTCACGGTAACTGTCGAGATTCGGGACAAGGGGGAGCCCGTCGCGACAGATCCCGTTCCCGAAGGCGGCGGCGAGCCGGATAACGGAACGCACGGCGCTGCGGAAGGGAGTCACCCGAATACAGAACCAACCGGGCCGAACGGCTCGAGCCATGAGGAAGATCAGACGCCGGAAGAACAGACTTCTGCCGATCCCGGCGATGACACGCTCACTCAGGAATGA
- the cdaA gene encoding diadenylate cyclase CdaA has translation MNYFADMTWPNMLKDVIDILVVSYIIYQLLVLIRGTRAIQLLKGIFVLVIIWAVSTWFNLYTLKWLMNQMFTFGVLALVIIFQPEMRRALEQLGRGKILGRRTAVDEDETARVIGELIKAINYMSRRKIGALIVFERTTGLNEYTESGISMESRLSSELLINIFVPNTPLHDGAVIVRGTQIAAAACYLPLSENPFISKELGTRHRAAIGISEVSDAISVIVSEETGQVSLAMNGQVVRDIKEESLISKLFEELKPPAKKERRVFWKRKGEHHG, from the coding sequence ATGAATTATTTTGCGGACATGACGTGGCCGAACATGCTCAAGGATGTTATTGATATTTTGGTCGTAAGCTATATTATTTACCAATTGCTTGTTCTTATCCGTGGCACTCGCGCCATCCAGCTGTTGAAGGGGATTTTTGTCCTCGTCATCATCTGGGCGGTCAGTACATGGTTTAATCTATATACGCTGAAATGGTTAATGAATCAGATGTTCACCTTCGGGGTGCTGGCGCTGGTCATCATTTTCCAGCCGGAGATGCGGCGAGCGCTGGAGCAGCTGGGCCGGGGGAAAATCTTGGGGCGCCGCACCGCGGTCGACGAGGACGAAACGGCTCGCGTTATCGGTGAATTGATTAAGGCCATAAATTATATGTCGCGGCGAAAAATAGGGGCGCTCATCGTCTTTGAGCGCACGACGGGGCTTAATGAATATACCGAGTCGGGCATTTCGATGGAGTCGAGGTTAAGCTCCGAGCTTCTGATTAATATTTTCGTTCCGAATACGCCGCTGCATGACGGCGCGGTCATCGTGCGCGGCACCCAGATCGCCGCAGCCGCCTGTTATTTGCCATTGTCGGAAAATCCGTTCATTAGCAAAGAGCTCGGGACGAGACACCGTGCGGCGATCGGAATCAGCGAAGTGAGCGATGCCATCTCCGTCATCGTATCGGAGGAGACGGGACAGGTCTCTCTGGCGATGAACGGGCAGGTGGTCCGGGACATCAAGGAAGAGTCGCTCATCTCGAAGCTGTTCGAAGAATTGAAGCCGCCTGCCAAAAAGGAACGCCGCGTGTTCTGGAAACGAAAAGGTGAGCATCATGGATAA
- a CDS encoding zf-HC2 domain-containing protein, which translates to MDCKQAVSLMHDLLDDDLDRECAVELKMHMLGCPACHERFRELEQTDRLLYGFNHRLQPVSEDLTDRIMSIIPKPKQRSAFSVWVKRHPAITVAAVFVLVMMTSWLSMWNSDKQLVVKGSNLNGVVIENNVVIVPPDKEVAGDLTIRNGTAEVYGKVKGDVTVIDGKLFQASTANISGSVHQIDEAISWIWYQITSLFGTRPDTL; encoded by the coding sequence ATGGATTGCAAACAAGCCGTCTCATTGATGCATGATCTTCTAGATGACGATTTGGACCGAGAATGTGCGGTGGAACTGAAAATGCATATGCTTGGGTGTCCGGCTTGCCATGAGCGATTCCGTGAGTTGGAGCAGACGGACCGTCTGCTGTACGGGTTCAATCATCGTTTGCAGCCCGTATCCGAGGATCTCACCGACCGCATAATGAGTATCATTCCGAAGCCGAAGCAGCGCAGCGCCTTTTCGGTATGGGTGAAGCGGCATCCCGCAATTACGGTGGCGGCCGTCTTTGTTTTGGTGATGATGACCAGTTGGCTCAGTATGTGGAATTCAGATAAACAGCTCGTCGTGAAAGGCTCGAATTTGAATGGCGTTGTCATTGAGAACAACGTCGTCATTGTGCCTCCAGACAAGGAGGTGGCCGGCGATCTGACGATTCGCAATGGCACAGCCGAAGTGTACGGCAAGGTGAAGGGAGACGTCACCGTCATCGACGGGAAGCTGTTCCAGGCCTCCACCGCCAATATTTCGGGCTCGGTTCACCAGATCGACGAAGCCATCAGCTGGATATGGTACCAAATTACTAGTTTGTTCGGTACAAGGCCGGATACCCTATGA
- the sigW gene encoding RNA polymerase sigma factor SigW, whose protein sequence is MNTLEKRLARLARKGDTRAFAEIVELYKDKIYHLAYRMLNNRHEAEDVVQDTFLRVYRNLDRYDENQKFSTWIYRIGTNLCIDRLRKRKPNYSLDAEMTEQEGVDGYAMIPSDDRTPESYLIVSETQRMVQEAINSLPSKYKSVMVLRYLQDMSLQEISDVLDMPVTTIKTRVHRGREFLRKKLERKL, encoded by the coding sequence GTGAATACATTGGAGAAACGGCTCGCGAGATTGGCCCGCAAAGGAGACACACGGGCTTTCGCCGAGATTGTCGAATTATATAAAGATAAGATCTATCACCTGGCCTACCGCATGCTGAATAACCGGCATGAGGCGGAGGACGTGGTGCAGGACACCTTTTTGCGCGTATACCGCAATCTGGACCGCTACGACGAGAATCAGAAGTTCTCCACGTGGATCTACCGCATCGGGACGAACTTGTGCATCGATCGGCTCCGCAAGCGGAAGCCGAACTATTCCCTTGACGCCGAGATGACCGAGCAAGAGGGCGTCGACGGATATGCAATGATTCCAAGCGACGACCGGACGCCGGAATCGTATCTGATTGTCAGCGAGACGCAGCGGATGGTGCAGGAAGCGATTAACAGCCTGCCGTCCAAATATAAATCGGTTATGGTGCTTCGGTATTTGCAGGATATGTCCCTGCAGGAAATCAGCGATGTGCTGGATATGCCGGTCACGACAATCAAAACGCGCGTGCACCGGGGCAGGGAATTTTTGCGCAAGAAGCTGGAACGGAAATTATAG